A window of Streptomyces sp. N50 contains these coding sequences:
- a CDS encoding TerD family protein, whose product MGVSLSKGGNVSLSKEAPGLTAVLVGLGWDVRTTTGTDFDLDASALLLNASGKVLSDQHFVFYNNLKSPEGSVEHTGDNTTGEGEGDDESIKVDLAAVPAEVDKIVFPVSIHDGENRQQSFGQVRNAFIRVVNQAGGAELARYDLSEDASTETAMVFGELYRNGAEWKFRAVGQGYASGLAGIAADFGVGV is encoded by the coding sequence ATGGGTGTTTCCCTGTCCAAGGGTGGCAACGTTTCGCTGAGCAAGGAGGCGCCGGGGCTCACTGCGGTGCTGGTCGGCCTGGGCTGGGACGTGCGCACCACGACCGGCACCGACTTCGACCTGGACGCCTCGGCGCTGCTGCTCAACGCCTCGGGCAAGGTCCTCTCCGACCAGCACTTCGTCTTCTACAACAACCTCAAGAGCCCCGAGGGTTCGGTGGAGCACACCGGCGACAACACCACCGGTGAGGGCGAGGGCGACGACGAGTCCATCAAGGTGGACCTCGCCGCCGTACCGGCCGAGGTCGACAAGATCGTCTTCCCGGTCTCGATCCACGACGGCGAGAACCGCCAGCAGTCCTTCGGCCAGGTCCGCAACGCCTTCATCCGCGTCGTCAACCAGGCCGGCGGCGCCGAACTCGCCCGCTACGACCTGTCCGAGGACGCGTCGACCGAGACCGCGATGGTCTTCGGCGAGCTGTACCGCAACGGTGCGGAGTGGAAGTTCCGCGCGGTCGGCCAGGGTTACGCGTCCGGACTGGCGGGGATCGCCGCCGACTTCGGCGTGGGTGTCTGA
- a CDS encoding BlaI/MecI/CopY family transcriptional regulator produces the protein MARPDPRPQRRAQGELETQVLTVLRTADAPVTAAWVQERLDAELAYTTVMTVLSRLLEKQAVTRVREGRSFAWSPAADEAGLAALKMRKVLDREQDRRAVLASFITALPEDDEQLLRDLLDQAGDESAG, from the coding sequence GTGGCGAGACCGGATCCGCGCCCTCAGCGGCGCGCCCAGGGCGAGTTGGAGACGCAGGTGCTCACCGTCCTGCGCACGGCCGACGCACCGGTGACCGCGGCCTGGGTGCAGGAGCGCCTGGACGCCGAACTCGCGTACACGACCGTGATGACCGTGCTGAGCCGGCTGCTGGAGAAGCAGGCGGTGACCCGCGTACGGGAGGGCCGCTCGTTCGCCTGGTCGCCGGCCGCGGACGAGGCGGGACTCGCCGCGCTGAAGATGCGCAAGGTGCTCGATCGCGAACAGGACCGCCGGGCGGTGCTGGCCAGCTTCATCACCGCCCTTCCGGAGGACGACGAGCAGTTGCTGCGCGACCTGCTGGACCAGGCCGGCGACGAGTCGGCGGGCTGA
- a CDS encoding M56 family metallopeptidase, which translates to MGVFVFLPLVLPLTAWPIAHLATQHLHPRTATGLLSAMAAVMALCSTLCLGLLMVVGTAQLPGNPLPDGWSDPEVRESVPHDEIVGKAAIPVLLAVVMGCGRTLLRHWRVRRRAHAALAGLRDTSVAVLPDDEPYAYALPAGPRDRIVVTTALLACLDSRERQALFAHERAHLTARHHRHLLIVQLAARANPFLLPLRTAVSYVTERWADEEAARSVGSRRAVARAIGKAALVSRGTPAPTLAAIAAPGPLPRRVAALLAPPPPARTWPPLFTAVGLALWSAAAGAALSATFSANSAVTLLLLLHAATPL; encoded by the coding sequence GTGGGCGTCTTCGTCTTCCTGCCGCTCGTCCTGCCGTTGACGGCCTGGCCGATCGCCCACCTGGCCACCCAGCACCTCCATCCCCGCACCGCCACAGGCCTGTTGAGCGCGATGGCCGCCGTCATGGCGCTGTGCAGCACGCTGTGCCTGGGCCTGCTGATGGTGGTCGGTACAGCCCAACTCCCGGGCAATCCGCTGCCGGACGGCTGGTCGGACCCCGAGGTGCGGGAGAGCGTGCCCCACGACGAGATCGTGGGCAAGGCCGCGATCCCCGTCCTCCTCGCCGTGGTCATGGGCTGCGGCCGAACTCTGTTGCGCCACTGGCGAGTTCGGCGCCGGGCCCATGCGGCACTCGCCGGACTGCGCGACACATCGGTCGCGGTCCTCCCCGACGACGAGCCGTACGCCTACGCGCTCCCCGCCGGACCACGCGACCGCATCGTGGTGACCACCGCTCTGCTCGCCTGCCTCGACTCCCGTGAACGCCAAGCCCTGTTCGCCCACGAGCGGGCCCACCTCACGGCCCGGCACCACCGCCACCTGCTGATCGTCCAACTGGCCGCCCGCGCCAACCCGTTCCTGCTGCCGCTGCGTACGGCGGTCTCCTACGTCACGGAGCGCTGGGCGGACGAGGAGGCCGCCCGGTCCGTCGGCAGCCGGAGAGCCGTCGCCCGTGCGATCGGCAAGGCGGCGCTCGTCTCCCGGGGTACGCCGGCACCGACGCTCGCGGCCATTGCTGCGCCGGGTCCCCTCCCTCGTAGGGTCGCCGCCCTGCTGGCCCCGCCACCCCCGGCGCGCACCTGGCCACCGCTGTTCACCGCCGTGGGTCTCGCGCTCTGGAGCGCGGCGGCGGGTGCCGCGCTGTCCGCGACGTTCTCGGCGAACTCGGCCGTGACCCTGCTGCTGCTCCTGCACGCGGCGACCCCGCTCTAG
- a CDS encoding cation:proton antiporter has product MHSSARFLIEFGAIILALGLLGRFAARFQFSPIPLYLLAGLAFGEGGLLPLGTSEEFVAIGAEIGVILLLLMLGLEYSASDLVSNLKTQYTAGLVDAALNALPGAAMALLLGWGPVAAVVLAGVTWISSSGVIAKVLGDLGRLGNRETPVILSVLVLEDLSMAVYLPIITALLAGTGLAAGSLTLAVALGAAALVLLVAVRYGRHISRFVSSDDPEKLLLVVLGLTLLVAGLAQQLQVSAAVGAFLVGIALSGEAAEGAHNLLSPLRDLFAAVFFVFFGLHTDPASIPPVLLPALALAVVTAGTKIATGYWAARRAGISAKGRWRAGGTLVARGEFSIVIAGLAVTAGIEPSLGPLATAYVLILVIVGPLTARYTEPLATRLTGWRHRPAPTADTAGELESVTEEPHEVGQ; this is encoded by the coding sequence GTGCATTCCTCCGCGAGGTTCCTGATCGAGTTCGGCGCGATCATCCTGGCCCTGGGACTGCTGGGCCGGTTCGCCGCGCGTTTCCAGTTCTCCCCGATACCCCTCTATCTGCTGGCCGGACTGGCCTTCGGCGAGGGCGGTTTGCTCCCCTTGGGCACGAGCGAGGAGTTCGTCGCCATCGGCGCCGAGATCGGCGTCATCCTGCTGCTGTTGATGCTCGGCCTGGAGTACTCGGCCAGCGATCTCGTCTCCAACCTCAAGACCCAGTACACCGCCGGTCTCGTCGACGCCGCCCTCAACGCGCTGCCCGGCGCAGCCATGGCGCTGCTGCTCGGCTGGGGACCGGTCGCCGCGGTGGTGCTGGCCGGGGTCACCTGGATCTCCTCCTCCGGTGTCATCGCCAAGGTCCTCGGCGACCTGGGCCGCCTCGGCAACCGCGAGACCCCCGTCATCCTCAGCGTCCTGGTCCTGGAAGACCTCTCCATGGCCGTCTACCTGCCGATCATCACCGCCCTGCTGGCCGGCACGGGCCTCGCGGCGGGCAGCCTCACCCTGGCCGTCGCGCTCGGCGCCGCGGCACTCGTCCTGCTCGTCGCGGTCCGCTACGGCCGCCACATCTCCCGCTTCGTCTCCAGCGACGACCCGGAGAAGCTGCTGCTGGTCGTCCTGGGCCTGACCCTGCTGGTGGCAGGGCTCGCCCAGCAGCTCCAGGTCTCGGCCGCCGTGGGCGCGTTCCTGGTCGGCATCGCCCTGTCCGGAGAGGCCGCGGAGGGCGCGCACAACCTGCTCTCCCCGCTGCGGGACCTGTTCGCCGCCGTGTTCTTCGTCTTCTTCGGCCTGCACACCGACCCGGCGAGCATCCCGCCGGTCCTGCTGCCAGCGCTGGCTCTGGCGGTCGTCACCGCCGGCACGAAGATCGCCACGGGGTACTGGGCGGCCCGGCGCGCGGGGATCTCGGCGAAGGGCCGCTGGCGGGCGGGCGGCACGCTGGTCGCCCGGGGCGAGTTCTCCATCGTCATCGCCGGCCTCGCCGTCACCGCCGGCATCGAACCCTCCCTCGGCCCCCTGGCCACCGCTTACGTGCTGATCCTGGTCATCGTCGGCCCGCTCACCGCCCGCTACACCGAGCCCCTGGCCACCCGCCTGACCGGGTGGCGACACAGGCCAGCACCTACGGCTGACACGGCAGGCGAACTGGAGAGCGTGACGGAGGAGCCGCACGAGGTGGGCCAGTGA
- a CDS encoding cation:proton antiporter regulatory subunit translates to MGTPRVSSTPLPGIGVRYDLTTRERRRVSVVAHRDGERTLNAYRTDDPDACALSVRLTAGETTALIDALLPSHHSPNLLSTTELGLVAERVALSALSYWNGRVLGETRMRTETGVSIVAVLRRAEAVPSPTPDFRLAGGDTLIVIGTREGVEAAAAILGRE, encoded by the coding sequence ATGGGTACTCCACGCGTGAGCAGTACGCCGTTGCCAGGGATCGGGGTCCGGTACGACCTGACGACGCGTGAGCGGCGTCGTGTCTCGGTGGTCGCGCACCGGGACGGCGAGCGCACGCTGAACGCGTACCGCACGGACGACCCGGACGCCTGCGCCCTGTCGGTGCGGCTGACGGCGGGGGAGACCACGGCGCTCATCGACGCCCTGCTGCCCTCGCACCACAGCCCGAATCTGCTGTCCACCACGGAACTCGGGCTGGTCGCGGAGCGCGTCGCGCTGTCGGCGCTCTCGTACTGGAACGGCCGGGTACTGGGCGAGACCCGGATGCGCACCGAGACCGGCGTCTCGATCGTGGCCGTACTGCGCCGGGCCGAGGCCGTGCCGTCTCCCACGCCGGACTTCCGGCTGGCCGGCGGGGACACCCTGATCGTGATCGGCACGCGCGAGGGCGTCGAGGCGGCCGCGGCGATACTCGGGCGGGAGTGA
- a CDS encoding acyl-CoA carboxylase epsilon subunit, with protein sequence MSADGPAAVLLTVRRGTPTRTELAALTAVLAMVLSRRTATSGTSEAHPTPAPSCRREEPDQQSAVSWSAAPRATSRGAP encoded by the coding sequence GTGAGCGCCGACGGGCCGGCCGCCGTGCTGCTGACCGTACGGCGCGGCACGCCGACCCGTACCGAACTCGCCGCCCTGACAGCGGTGTTGGCGATGGTGCTCAGCCGCCGGACGGCCACGTCCGGCACGTCCGAGGCCCACCCGACACCGGCCCCCTCGTGCCGCCGGGAGGAGCCGGACCAGCAGTCGGCGGTGAGCTGGTCCGCCGCTCCGCGCGCCACGTCCCGGGGCGCGCCGTGA